In Trichocoleus desertorum NBK24, the following are encoded in one genomic region:
- a CDS encoding AI-2E family transporter has product MNERPARDFWDRLNNSALVRFLLLFASGWALVQLLAYFETVIVTFTLAAVLALLLNYPVRWLQHFVPRSLAIGLVFIFSLVLFGGLAVTVGFTLASQAQELVNRISEVLNSLVPLTERIEQFLRDRNIPIQLDEVQRQFQNRFLSEVGTSIGFGLAALRIFFSNFINFILITVVAFFMLLDGRRLWQLLIKLVPIHLRSRFTLVVQRKFLGFFRGQFLLTAFLTTTSFLVFLVLRVPFALLLAIIIGILDMIPGIGATLGVGVVSLIVLSQSIWLALQVLVASIILQQVQDNLIAPRVMQNSLNINPVIVFFSLLVGARVAGLLGIFLAIPIAAVLVTLFEIDEMKAEPIEKLLALQEDTLQEDTLK; this is encoded by the coding sequence ATGAATGAACGACCTGCCAGAGATTTCTGGGACCGACTGAACAACTCGGCACTCGTTCGCTTTTTATTACTATTCGCATCTGGCTGGGCTTTAGTCCAGCTATTGGCATATTTTGAGACGGTTATTGTCACATTTACACTAGCAGCAGTTTTGGCATTGCTACTCAACTATCCAGTGCGCTGGTTACAACATTTTGTACCTCGCAGTTTAGCAATTGGCTTAGTATTTATATTTAGTTTGGTGCTGTTTGGTGGACTGGCAGTTACTGTTGGTTTTACGCTAGCGTCCCAGGCCCAAGAGTTAGTTAACAGAATTTCGGAAGTTCTCAATTCTTTAGTGCCATTGACTGAGCGCATCGAGCAATTTCTGCGCGATCGCAATATTCCAATTCAGTTAGATGAAGTTCAAAGGCAATTTCAAAACCGATTTTTATCAGAAGTTGGAACTAGCATTGGTTTCGGTTTAGCAGCATTAAGAATCTTCTTTTCCAATTTCATTAACTTTATTTTAATTACAGTTGTGGCATTCTTTATGCTGCTAGATGGGAGACGACTGTGGCAGCTTCTGATTAAGTTAGTCCCTATTCATCTGCGCTCTCGCTTTACCTTAGTCGTACAACGCAAGTTTTTGGGATTCTTTCGGGGACAATTTTTGCTAACAGCATTTCTGACCACAACCAGCTTTTTAGTTTTTCTGGTTTTACGAGTTCCGTTTGCTTTGTTACTAGCAATTATTATTGGAATTCTTGATATGATTCCGGGCATTGGTGCTACGCTCGGAGTTGGGGTGGTTTCTTTAATTGTCTTATCTCAGAGTATTTGGTTAGCATTGCAAGTCTTGGTCGCATCAATTATTTTGCAACAAGTTCAGGACAATTTAATTGCTCCTAGAGTGATGCAAAATTCACTCAATATCAACCCCGTCATTGTCTTTTTCTCACTACTGGTAGGCGCTAGAGTCGCAGGTCTCTTAGGCATTTTTTTGGCGATTCCGATTGCGGCTGTTTTAGTCACTTTGTTTGAAATCGATGAGATGAAAGCGGAACCTATTGAGAAGCTACTAGCCTTACAAGAAGACACGCTACAAGAAGACACGCTAAAATGA
- a CDS encoding DUF2288 domain-containing protein, translating to MSGLESVRADLAEMLDEAEWNWLMPHAQRDVLLVVAPELSLLDVGVAIASDNVLEVQNWIQQNLVAKPTATQLSDWNSNQEKRFSALIVRPYVLVQEPTAA from the coding sequence ATGTCAGGTTTGGAAAGTGTCAGAGCAGATTTAGCAGAGATGTTGGATGAGGCCGAGTGGAACTGGTTAATGCCTCATGCCCAACGTGATGTTTTGCTGGTTGTAGCTCCAGAACTAAGTTTGTTGGATGTAGGCGTGGCGATCGCGAGTGATAACGTGCTGGAAGTGCAAAATTGGATTCAGCAAAACTTGGTAGCCAAACCAACAGCAACTCAGTTGTCTGATTGGAACAGCAACCAAGAAAAACGCTTTAGCGCCCTGATTGTGCGGCCTTATGTCTTGGTGCAAGAGCCAACCGCAGCCTAA
- the plsX gene encoding phosphate acyltransferase PlsX, with protein sequence MGPTRARIAIDAMGGDHAPAEIVAGALRAQEELGIEALVVGDPDQIQAYLKQHNSSAHLEIIPSEGTIEMTEEPLGALKRKPKASINVAMDLVKQKRADAVVSAGHSGAAMAAALLRLGRLRGIDRPAIGAVLPTLVAGKPVLILDVGANVDCRPKFLEQFALMGTIYSQYVLGVEAPKVGLLNIGEEPCKGNDQAVRTHQMLQDNPQIPFVGNAEGRDVLSGHFDVIVCDGFVGNILLKFAEAVGEVALQILREELPQGLNGKLGVTLLKPNLKRIKQRMDHAEHGGGLLLGVDGVCVISHGSSQAPSIFNAVRLAKEAVDHQVLDRIQSCYGRKTAPASEGE encoded by the coding sequence ATGGGACCAACTCGGGCACGGATCGCAATCGATGCTATGGGCGGGGACCACGCCCCTGCTGAAATAGTCGCTGGAGCGCTGCGAGCGCAAGAAGAACTCGGTATTGAAGCTTTGGTAGTAGGTGACCCTGACCAAATCCAGGCTTACCTCAAGCAACATAATAGCTCTGCTCATTTGGAAATCATTCCATCTGAGGGCACAATCGAGATGACTGAGGAGCCACTAGGTGCCCTGAAGCGAAAGCCGAAGGCATCTATTAATGTGGCAATGGATTTGGTTAAGCAGAAGCGAGCTGATGCAGTCGTTTCAGCGGGACATTCGGGTGCCGCAATGGCAGCAGCATTACTGCGCTTAGGGCGGTTACGTGGCATTGACCGACCTGCAATCGGCGCTGTGTTGCCAACCTTGGTCGCTGGAAAGCCAGTGTTGATTTTGGATGTGGGCGCCAACGTAGATTGCCGCCCGAAGTTCCTAGAGCAGTTTGCGCTCATGGGCACCATTTATAGCCAATACGTTTTAGGGGTTGAGGCTCCTAAAGTAGGGCTACTCAATATTGGGGAAGAACCTTGCAAAGGCAATGACCAAGCCGTTCGCACCCATCAAATGCTGCAAGACAACCCTCAGATTCCATTTGTTGGGAATGCAGAAGGACGCGATGTGTTGTCTGGTCACTTTGATGTGATTGTTTGCGACGGCTTTGTTGGTAATATTCTGCTGAAATTTGCTGAAGCAGTGGGTGAGGTGGCTTTGCAAATTTTGCGAGAAGAGTTACCCCAGGGACTGAATGGCAAGTTGGGTGTAACACTCTTAAAGCCAAACCTGAAGCGGATCAAGCAGCGGATGGACCACGCGGAGCATGGGGGTGGCTTGCTACTAGGAGTAGATGGGGTTTGCGTCATCAGTCATGGTAGCTCTCAAGCGCCTTCTATCTTTAATGCGGTGCGTCTCGCTAAAGAAGCTGTGGATCATCAAGTTCTAGATCGAATTCAATCGTGTTATGGAAGAAAGACTGCTCCTGCAAGTGAGGGAGAATAG
- the fabD gene encoding ACP S-malonyltransferase, which yields MTKTAWVFPGQGSQAIGMGVDLLDLPEAKTKFEQAEQILGWSVPAVCQSEEDKLSRTLYTQPCLYVVESILVDLMQARGQQADLVAGHSLGEYVALYAAKAFDFEAGLRLVKRRAELMDSASDGMMAAIIGFDREQLEQQIAQAADVVLANDNNAGQVVISGTPAGVEAVLSQIKAKRIVRLNVSGAFHSPLMSQAAAEFQQVLETVSFADAQIPVLSNVEPTSAIAATELKERLVRQMTGSVRWREISLRLPEEGIQRVVEIGPGKVLTGLIKRTAPNLALENVSTIADLPN from the coding sequence ATGACAAAGACGGCATGGGTGTTTCCTGGGCAAGGCTCTCAGGCGATCGGGATGGGGGTAGATCTGCTAGATCTACCCGAAGCAAAAACTAAGTTTGAGCAAGCAGAACAGATACTGGGTTGGTCTGTTCCAGCAGTTTGCCAAAGTGAGGAAGATAAACTCTCCCGCACCCTTTATACCCAGCCTTGTCTTTATGTCGTGGAAAGCATCTTGGTTGACTTGATGCAAGCCAGAGGCCAACAGGCTGACCTGGTAGCGGGTCATAGCCTGGGTGAGTATGTGGCGCTTTATGCTGCTAAAGCTTTTGATTTTGAGGCTGGGCTACGCTTGGTGAAGCGTCGAGCCGAGCTAATGGATAGTGCTTCTGACGGAATGATGGCCGCTATCATTGGTTTCGATCGCGAACAGTTAGAGCAGCAAATTGCTCAAGCTGCTGATGTGGTTCTCGCCAATGACAACAATGCGGGCCAAGTCGTAATTTCTGGTACTCCCGCTGGGGTGGAAGCAGTGCTCTCACAGATCAAGGCGAAACGGATTGTGCGCCTGAATGTGTCTGGGGCATTCCACTCACCTTTGATGTCACAGGCAGCGGCGGAGTTTCAGCAAGTTCTAGAAACTGTGAGTTTTGCGGACGCTCAGATTCCAGTGTTGTCGAATGTAGAGCCGACTTCAGCGATCGCGGCTACCGAGCTAAAGGAACGTTTAGTCAGGCAAATGACCGGATCGGTACGCTGGCGCGAAATTTCTCTGCGCCTACCAGAAGAGGGCATTCAACGAGTTGTAGAAATTGGCCCTGGCAAAGTATTAACTGGTTTAATCAAGCGCACCGCCCCTAATCTAGCCTTAGAGAATGTCAGCACTATTGCCGATCTCCCCAACTAA
- a CDS encoding beta-ketoacyl-ACP synthase III, whose protein sequence is MLPSGIAITGSGSAAPKTVLDNAGLSQVVETSDEWIATRTGIRERKLANPQTSLAAIATEAAQNAIAMAGITAAELDLIILATSTPDDLFGTASKIQAELGATKAVAFDLTAACSGFVFGLVTAAQFIRTGVYKNVLLIGADMLSRWVDWSDRRTCVLFGDGAGAVIIQANECDRLLGFEIRSDGTQNSSLNLSCQPQPQELIPGVTVGLGAYQPVTMNGQEVYRFAVKRVPEVIEKALYRAELSVDQVDWLLLHQANQRILDAVSQRLKVPAEKVISNLARYGNTSAASIPIALDEAVRQGQIKPGDVIATSGFGAGLTWGAAIFQWGR, encoded by the coding sequence GTGCTGCCATCTGGAATTGCGATTACGGGGAGTGGCTCAGCCGCTCCCAAAACTGTGTTAGACAATGCAGGACTAAGCCAGGTCGTAGAAACCTCAGATGAGTGGATTGCGACTCGAACGGGAATTCGGGAACGCAAACTGGCTAATCCCCAAACTTCTCTGGCTGCGATCGCGACTGAGGCGGCCCAAAATGCGATCGCGATGGCAGGCATTACCGCTGCTGAACTGGACCTGATCATTCTGGCGACCTCAACCCCAGACGACCTGTTTGGCACCGCCAGCAAAATCCAAGCGGAACTGGGCGCTACCAAAGCCGTGGCTTTTGATTTAACTGCGGCTTGCTCCGGTTTCGTATTTGGCTTGGTAACTGCGGCCCAGTTTATTCGCACAGGCGTTTACAAAAATGTTTTGCTGATTGGGGCAGATATGTTGTCCCGCTGGGTGGATTGGTCCGATCGCCGAACCTGTGTGCTGTTTGGGGATGGTGCTGGGGCTGTCATCATCCAGGCTAACGAGTGCGATCGCCTCTTAGGCTTTGAAATTCGCAGCGACGGTACTCAGAATAGTTCGCTCAACTTAAGCTGCCAACCTCAACCTCAAGAACTCATTCCGGGAGTGACCGTAGGTTTGGGGGCTTACCAACCTGTCACGATGAATGGGCAGGAAGTGTACCGCTTTGCTGTCAAGCGGGTTCCCGAAGTCATTGAAAAAGCGCTTTATCGGGCAGAACTCAGCGTCGATCAAGTTGATTGGTTGCTTCTCCATCAAGCCAATCAACGAATTCTTGATGCCGTATCTCAACGGTTGAAAGTGCCTGCTGAGAAAGTGATCAGTAACTTAGCTCGGTACGGCAATACTTCTGCTGCTTCCATTCCCATTGCCCTAGATGAAGCTGTGCGGCAAGGCCAGATCAAACCTGGAGATGTGATTGCAACTTCTGGTTTCGGAGCGGGGCTGACCTGGGGGGCAGCAATTTTCCAGTGGGGCCGATAA
- a CDS encoding 1-acyl-sn-glycerol-3-phosphate acyltransferase translates to MGRSREPRISLFLYHLFKWSVVSPMLHGYFRGRIYGAENVPRQGPLVVVSNHASDFDPPIVSCCLGRPVAYMAKEELFRVPVLKQAIRLYGAYPVKRGSADRSAIREAIASLDQGWAAGIFLQGTRTVDGRIPSPKLGAALIAAKTQAPLLPVSLWGTQAIIRKGSSIPRLVPLTIRIGQPILPPQSTEREALELVTQQCVEVIHAMHDLGR, encoded by the coding sequence ATGGGCAGAAGCCGCGAACCTCGCATTAGCCTCTTCCTCTACCATCTATTTAAGTGGTCAGTCGTCAGTCCCATGCTCCACGGCTATTTCCGAGGACGAATTTATGGGGCAGAAAACGTGCCACGGCAAGGGCCGCTTGTCGTGGTAAGCAATCATGCCAGCGACTTTGACCCACCCATTGTGTCTTGCTGTCTGGGCCGACCCGTGGCTTACATGGCAAAAGAAGAACTATTCCGGGTACCAGTGCTGAAGCAAGCAATTCGTCTCTATGGGGCTTACCCAGTCAAGCGAGGATCTGCCGATCGCAGTGCCATTCGGGAGGCGATCGCTTCTCTAGACCAGGGTTGGGCCGCAGGTATTTTTCTGCAAGGCACACGGACGGTAGATGGTCGCATTCCCAGCCCTAAATTAGGAGCCGCTTTGATTGCTGCCAAAACCCAAGCTCCACTGCTACCCGTGAGTTTATGGGGTACCCAAGCCATTATCCGTAAAGGCTCCTCCATCCCTCGGCTTGTGCCCTTAACGATTCGGATTGGACAGCCCATTTTGCCGCCTCAATCAACAGAACGAGAAGCACTAGAACTAGTCACACAACAGTGTGTTGAGGTCATTCATGCAATGCATGATTTGGGCCGATAA
- a CDS encoding YdcF family protein: MRSREAIYPRAQQSKRSKKSQSRRKSFPWLMLVLPVVLWVGYREIRSYFQQPQAVLVLGGAPEREVFAAEFAREHPQVSVWISSGSNPEYTEWAFSEAGIDPERVIIDREAVDTVTNFTTLVDKFKAEGIESVYLITSDYHMRRARVIGEIVLGSRGIDFKPISVPSGQAPESLEKAVRDGARAVLWVATGRTGSRLSHLLNTSLDPKQAIHAFPDLREH, encoded by the coding sequence ATGCGGTCGAGGGAAGCTATCTATCCTAGAGCACAGCAATCTAAACGCTCAAAAAAGTCTCAGTCTCGGCGCAAGTCGTTTCCGTGGTTGATGCTGGTGCTGCCCGTTGTCTTATGGGTAGGGTATCGGGAAATCAGAAGTTACTTCCAGCAACCCCAAGCGGTGTTAGTCTTGGGCGGAGCGCCGGAGCGAGAAGTGTTTGCGGCTGAATTTGCGCGGGAACATCCTCAAGTATCGGTTTGGATTTCGAGTGGTAGCAATCCGGAATATACAGAGTGGGCATTCTCTGAGGCAGGGATCGACCCCGAGCGCGTGATCATTGATCGCGAGGCTGTTGACACCGTCACTAATTTCACGACTTTAGTCGATAAATTCAAAGCGGAAGGAATTGAAAGTGTCTACCTCATTACCTCGGACTACCATATGCGTCGGGCCAGGGTGATTGGTGAGATCGTTCTAGGCAGCCGAGGCATTGACTTCAAGCCTATATCTGTACCCTCTGGGCAAGCGCCAGAATCGCTTGAGAAGGCTGTACGAGATGGAGCTAGAGCTGTACTTTGGGTCGCAACAGGTCGGACTGGTTCGCGTCTGAGCCATCTCCTCAATACATCTCTTGACCCAAAACAAGCCATTCACGCTTTCCCTGACCTAAGGGAGCATTAG